In Streptomyces ambofaciens ATCC 23877, a single genomic region encodes these proteins:
- the rplL gene encoding 50S ribosomal protein L7/L12 has product MAKLSQDDLLAQFEEMTLIELSEFVKAFEEKFDVTAAAAVAAAPAGPAAAAPAEEEKDEFDVILTGAGDKKIQVIKVVRELTSLGLKEAKDLVDGAPKPVLEKVAKDAAEKAAESLKGAGASVEVK; this is encoded by the coding sequence ATGGCGAAGCTCAGCCAGGACGACCTGCTCGCCCAGTTCGAGGAGATGACCCTCATCGAGCTCTCCGAGTTCGTGAAGGCCTTCGAGGAGAAGTTCGACGTCACCGCCGCCGCGGCCGTCGCCGCCGCCCCGGCCGGCCCGGCCGCCGCCGCCCCCGCCGAGGAGGAGAAGGACGAGTTCGACGTCATCCTCACCGGTGCCGGCGACAAGAAGATCCAGGTCATCAAGGTCGTGCGTGAGCTGACCTCCCTGGGTCTGAAGGAGGCCAAGGACCTCGTGGACGGCGCCCCGAAGCCCGTCCTCGAGAAGGTCGCCAAGGACGCCGCCGAGAAGGCCGCCGAGTCCCTCAAGGGCGCCGGCGCCTCCGTCGAGGTCAAGTAA
- the rplJ gene encoding 50S ribosomal protein L10: protein MATPDKAAAVAELTDKFRSSNAAVLTEYRGLTVAQLKTLRRSLGENAQYAVVKNTLTKIAANEAGITTLDDQFNGPTAVAFITGDPVVSAKGLRDFAKDNPNLVIKGGVLDGKALSADEIKKLADLESREVLLAKLAGAFKGKQTQTAQLFQALPSKLVRTVDALRAKQDEQGGAE from the coding sequence ATGGCGACGCCCGACAAGGCTGCCGCGGTTGCCGAGCTGACGGACAAGTTCCGCAGCTCCAACGCCGCCGTGCTGACCGAGTACCGCGGTCTCACCGTGGCGCAGCTCAAGACGCTGCGCCGGTCGCTCGGTGAGAACGCCCAGTACGCCGTGGTGAAGAACACGCTGACCAAGATTGCGGCCAACGAGGCCGGGATCACGACGCTGGACGACCAGTTCAATGGTCCGACGGCTGTCGCCTTCATCACCGGTGACCCGGTGGTGTCGGCGAAGGGTCTGCGCGACTTCGCCAAGGACAACCCCAACCTCGTCATCAAGGGCGGTGTCCTTGACGGCAAGGCGCTGTCCGCCGACGAGATCAAGAAGCTTGCGGACCTCGAGTCCCGCGAGGTTCTGCTCGCCAAGCTGGCGGGCGCCTTCAAGGGCAAGCAGACGCAGACTGCTCAGCTCTTCCAGGCGCTTCCCTCGAAGCTCGTCCGCACCGTGGACGCGCTCCGTGCCAAGCAGGACGAGCAGGGCGGTGCCGAGTAA
- the rpoB gene encoding DNA-directed RNA polymerase subunit beta, with protein MAASRNASTANTNNAASTAPLRISFAKIKEPLEVPNLLALQTESFDWLLGNDAWKARVESALESGQDVPTKSGLEEIFEEISPIEDFSGSMSLTFRDHRFEPPKNSIDECKDRDFTYAAPLFVTAEFTNNETGEIKSQTVFMGDFPLMTNKGTFVINGTERVVVSQLVRSPGVYFDSSIDKTSDKDIFSAKIIPSRGAWLEMEIDKRDMVGVRIDRKRKQSVTVLLKALGWTTEQILEEFGEYESMRATLEKDHTQGQDDALLDIYRKLRPGEPPTREAAQTLLENLYFNPKRYDLAKVGRYKVNKKLGADEPLDAGVLTTDDVIATIKYLVKLHAGETETVGESGREIVVETDDIDHFGNRRIRNVGELIQNQVRTGLARMERVVRERMTTQDVEAITPQTLINIRPVVASIKEFFGTSQLSQFMDQNNPLSGLTHKRRLNALGPGGLSRERAGFEVRDVHPSHYGRMCPIETPEGPNIGLIGSLASYGRINPFGFIETPYRKVVDGQVTDDVDYLTADEEDRFVIAQANATLNDDMRFSEARVLVRRRGGEVDYVPGDDVDYMDVSPRQMVSVATAMIPFLEHDDANRALMGANMMRQAVPLIKSESPLVGTGMEYRSAADAGDVVKAEKAGVVQEVSADYITTTNDDGTYITYRLAKFSRSNQGTSVNQKVIVAEGDRVIEGQVLADGPATENGEMALGKNLLVAFMPWEGHNYEDAIILSQRLVQDDVLSSIHIEEHEVDARDTKLGPEEITRDIPNVSEEVLADLDERGIIRIGAEVVAGDILVGKVTPKGETELTPEERLLRAIFGEKAREVRDTSLKVPHGEIGKVIGVRVFDREEGDELPPGVNQLVRVYVAQKRKITDGDKLAGRHGNKGVISKINPIEDMPFLEDGTPVDIILNPLGVPSRMNPGQVLEIHLGWLASRGWDVSGLAEEWAQRLQAIGADKVEPGTNVATPVFDGAREDELAGLLQHTIPNRDGERMVLPSGKARLFDGRSGEPFPEPISVGYMYILKLHHLVDDKLHARSTGPYSMITQQPLGGKAQFGGQRFGEMEVWALEAYGAAYALQELLTIKSDDVTGRVKVYEAIVKGENIPEPGIPESFKVLIKEMQSLCLNVEVLSSDGMSIEMRDTDEDVFRAAEELGIDLSRREPSSVEEV; from the coding sequence TTGGCCGCCTCGCGCAATGCCTCGACCGCGAATACGAACAACGCTGCCAGCACCGCCCCGCTGCGCATCTCCTTTGCAAAGATCAAGGAGCCCCTCGAGGTTCCGAACCTTCTCGCGCTGCAAACCGAGAGCTTCGACTGGCTGCTCGGCAACGACGCGTGGAAGGCTCGCGTCGAGTCGGCTCTGGAGTCCGGTCAGGACGTCCCCACCAAGTCCGGTCTGGAAGAGATCTTCGAGGAGATCTCGCCGATCGAGGACTTCTCCGGGTCGATGTCGCTGACGTTCCGCGACCACCGCTTCGAGCCCCCCAAGAACAGCATCGACGAGTGCAAGGACCGCGACTTCACGTACGCGGCCCCGCTCTTCGTCACCGCCGAGTTCACCAACAACGAGACCGGCGAGATCAAGTCCCAGACGGTCTTCATGGGCGACTTCCCGCTCATGACCAACAAGGGCACCTTCGTCATCAACGGCACCGAGCGTGTCGTGGTGTCGCAGCTGGTCCGTTCGCCGGGTGTCTACTTCGACTCCTCCATCGACAAGACGTCCGACAAGGACATCTTCTCGGCCAAGATCATCCCGTCCCGGGGTGCCTGGCTGGAGATGGAGATCGACAAGCGCGACATGGTCGGTGTGCGCATCGACCGCAAGCGCAAGCAGTCCGTGACCGTCCTGCTCAAGGCTCTCGGTTGGACCACCGAGCAGATCCTGGAGGAGTTCGGCGAGTACGAGTCCATGCGCGCCACCCTGGAGAAGGACCACACCCAGGGCCAGGACGACGCGCTGCTCGACATCTACCGCAAGCTGCGTCCGGGCGAGCCCCCCACGCGTGAGGCCGCGCAGACGCTGCTCGAGAACCTCTACTTCAACCCGAAGCGCTACGACCTCGCCAAGGTCGGCCGCTACAAGGTGAACAAGAAGCTCGGCGCCGACGAGCCCCTGGACGCCGGCGTCCTCACCACCGACGACGTCATCGCCACGATCAAGTACCTGGTGAAGCTGCACGCCGGTGAGACCGAGACGGTCGGCGAGTCGGGCCGGGAGATCGTCGTCGAGACCGACGACATCGACCACTTCGGCAACCGCCGCATCCGCAACGTCGGCGAGCTGATCCAGAACCAGGTCCGTACGGGTCTCGCCCGTATGGAGCGGGTCGTGCGCGAGCGCATGACCACCCAGGACGTCGAGGCGATCACGCCGCAGACCCTGATCAACATCCGGCCGGTCGTCGCCTCCATCAAGGAGTTCTTCGGCACCAGCCAGCTGTCCCAGTTCATGGACCAGAACAACCCGCTGTCGGGGCTGACGCACAAGCGTCGTCTGAACGCCCTCGGCCCGGGTGGTCTCTCCCGTGAGCGGGCCGGCTTCGAGGTCCGCGACGTCCACCCGTCGCACTACGGCCGCATGTGCCCGATCGAGACGCCGGAAGGCCCGAACATCGGTCTGATCGGCTCGCTCGCCTCGTACGGCCGGATCAACCCGTTCGGTTTCATCGAGACGCCGTACCGCAAGGTCGTCGACGGCCAGGTCACGGACGACGTGGACTACCTGACCGCCGACGAGGAGGACCGCTTCGTCATCGCGCAGGCCAACGCCACGCTCAACGACGACATGCGGTTCTCCGAGGCCCGTGTCCTGGTCCGCCGCCGTGGCGGCGAGGTCGACTACGTCCCCGGTGACGACGTCGACTACATGGACGTCTCGCCGCGCCAGATGGTGTCGGTCGCGACCGCCATGATCCCGTTCCTCGAGCACGACGACGCCAACCGCGCCCTCATGGGCGCGAACATGATGCGTCAGGCGGTGCCGCTCATCAAGAGCGAGTCCCCGCTGGTCGGCACCGGCATGGAGTACCGCTCCGCCGCCGACGCCGGCGACGTGGTCAAGGCCGAGAAGGCGGGTGTGGTCCAGGAGGTCTCCGCGGACTACATCACCACGACCAACGACGACGGCACGTACATCACGTACCGCCTGGCCAAGTTCTCCCGGTCCAACCAGGGAACCTCGGTCAACCAGAAGGTCATCGTCGCCGAGGGCGACCGGGTCATCGAGGGCCAGGTCCTGGCCGACGGCCCGGCCACCGAGAACGGCGAGATGGCGCTCGGCAAGAACCTGCTGGTCGCGTTCATGCCGTGGGAGGGTCACAACTACGAGGACGCGATCATCCTGTCGCAGCGCCTCGTGCAGGACGACGTCCTCTCCTCGATCCACATCGAGGAGCACGAGGTCGACGCCCGTGACACCAAGCTCGGCCCCGAGGAGATCACCCGGGACATCCCGAACGTCTCCGAGGAGGTCCTCGCCGACCTCGACGAGCGCGGCATCATCCGCATCGGTGCCGAGGTCGTCGCCGGCGACATCCTCGTCGGCAAGGTCACGCCCAAGGGTGAGACCGAGCTGACCCCGGAGGAGCGCCTGCTCCGCGCGATCTTCGGTGAGAAGGCGCGCGAGGTGCGCGACACCTCCCTGAAGGTGCCGCACGGTGAGATCGGCAAGGTCATCGGCGTCCGCGTCTTCGACCGCGAGGAGGGCGACGAGCTTCCCCCCGGTGTGAACCAGCTGGTGCGCGTGTACGTGGCGCAGAAGCGCAAGATCACCGACGGTGACAAGCTCGCCGGCCGTCACGGCAACAAGGGCGTCATCTCCAAGATCAACCCGATCGAGGACATGCCGTTCCTGGAGGACGGCACGCCCGTCGACATCATCCTGAACCCGCTGGGTGTCCCGTCCCGAATGAACCCGGGGCAGGTCCTGGAGATCCACCTCGGCTGGCTCGCCAGCCGCGGCTGGGACGTCTCCGGCCTCGCGGAGGAGTGGGCCCAGCGTCTGCAGGCCATCGGCGCCGACAAGGTCGAGCCCGGCACCAACGTCGCCACCCCGGTCTTCGACGGTGCGCGTGAGGACGAGCTGGCCGGCCTGCTCCAGCACACCATCCCGAACCGCGACGGCGAGCGCATGGTGCTCCCGTCCGGCAAGGCGCGGCTGTTCGACGGCCGCTCCGGTGAGCCGTTCCCGGAGCCGATCTCGGTCGGCTACATGTACATCCTCAAGCTCCACCACCTGGTCGACGACAAGCTGCACGCCCGGTCGACCGGTCCGTACTCGATGATCACCCAGCAGCCGCTGGGTGGTAAGGCCCAGTTCGGTGGCCAGCGCTTCGGTGAGATGGAGGTGTGGGCGCTGGAGGCTTACGGCGCCGCGTACGCCCTCCAGGAGCTGCTGACCATCAAGTCCGACGACGTGACCGGCCGCGTGAAGGTCTACGAGGCCATCGTCAAGGGCGAGAACATCCCTGAGCCCGGCATCCCCGAGTCCTTCAAGGTGCTCATCAAGGAGATGCAGTCCCTGTGCCTCAACGTGGAGGTGCTGTCCTCGGACGGCATGTCCATCGAGATGCGTGACACCGACGAGGACGTCTTCCGCGCAGCGGAGGAGCTCGGCATCGACCTGTCACGGCGCGAGCCGAGCAGCGTCGAAGAGGTCTGA